The following are encoded together in the Proteiniphilum saccharofermentans genome:
- a CDS encoding FAD-dependent oxidoreductase: MKNITLTIAFILTFNFLLGQNVKYNTDVLVYGATPSGIMAAITIKKAGRSVILVEPSRWVGGILGAGLKPTQDMPNYEAVGGTTRQLMLQLGIRSNDPSLTVDDVLKLNKEISPKDIREDFLKLLNDYDVTVIYDHRISRTVKIGNGIKDVFFDLAPFDDYGCPVAAAKINDNLQIKSKIFIDASYDGELMARAGVSNRIGRESVIDYNENLAGVRPYDNITPISPFVVPDDPKSGLLALVENDHGKQQGAGDQYTQAYNFRFYVTSDPARRIEITPPDNYNPFDFELVGRYVDYIKKISKDNNELNERLSWIFPGWLNAAEYNYQRRSLITMVPLGINHLYADGDYATKARIWKSYQDYFRGLHYFLSTDERVPKEFKQKTASLGLDKFHHPETNGWPHQLYVRVSRRLIGLYTITEHDVYNKTHIEDPIGLAQYGIDTYPARRIWFERNDSVYVAIEGNMFVGGAKGPTNVPYPIPYRAIVPQKHECTNLLIPVLFSSTHLGYASARMEPTFMIVGESAGVAAVHALEENVPVQDINIESYLNKLREIGQRLYWE; encoded by the coding sequence ATGAAGAATATAACTTTGACAATTGCTTTTATATTGACCTTTAATTTTTTATTGGGTCAGAACGTTAAATATAATACGGATGTCCTGGTATATGGCGCCACTCCCTCAGGAATAATGGCTGCAATAACAATAAAAAAGGCAGGTCGTTCTGTAATATTGGTAGAACCCAGCAGATGGGTTGGTGGAATTTTGGGCGCAGGATTAAAACCCACTCAAGATATGCCTAATTATGAAGCTGTTGGAGGGACAACCCGACAACTGATGCTACAGTTGGGTATAAGATCAAATGACCCTTCTTTAACAGTTGATGATGTCTTGAAATTAAACAAAGAAATCAGTCCTAAAGATATTAGAGAAGATTTTTTAAAGTTGCTTAATGATTATGATGTAACTGTGATCTATGATCATCGGATTAGTCGTACAGTAAAAATAGGGAATGGAATCAAAGACGTATTTTTTGATTTAGCTCCGTTTGATGATTATGGATGTCCTGTCGCGGCGGCAAAGATTAATGATAATCTCCAGATAAAATCTAAAATTTTCATTGATGCCAGCTATGACGGTGAATTGATGGCAAGAGCAGGTGTTTCCAATCGAATCGGGAGGGAATCAGTGATAGACTATAACGAAAATCTTGCCGGGGTACGTCCCTATGATAATATTACTCCAATCAGCCCGTTTGTTGTTCCGGATGATCCCAAAAGTGGATTATTAGCTTTGGTCGAGAATGATCATGGAAAACAACAGGGAGCAGGGGATCAATATACGCAAGCATATAATTTTAGATTTTATGTTACTTCAGATCCGGCAAGACGTATTGAAATAACTCCTCCAGATAATTACAACCCTTTTGACTTTGAATTAGTGGGTCGTTATGTAGATTATATAAAGAAGATTTCAAAAGACAATAATGAGTTAAATGAAAGATTAAGTTGGATTTTCCCGGGCTGGTTGAATGCTGCGGAGTATAATTATCAACGACGATCTCTGATCACGATGGTTCCCCTTGGAATAAATCATTTATATGCTGATGGAGATTATGCAACAAAAGCCCGTATTTGGAAATCATACCAGGACTATTTTCGTGGCCTTCATTATTTTTTATCTACGGACGAAAGAGTTCCTAAGGAGTTTAAACAAAAAACAGCGAGTTTGGGTCTTGACAAATTTCATCATCCGGAAACAAACGGATGGCCCCACCAGCTATATGTCCGCGTCAGTCGTCGTTTGATAGGTCTTTATACTATTACTGAGCACGATGTATACAATAAGACCCACATTGAAGACCCTATAGGCTTGGCACAATATGGTATCGACACTTATCCTGCCCGAAGGATTTGGTTTGAACGAAACGATTCCGTATACGTGGCGATTGAAGGAAATATGTTCGTAGGAGGGGCAAAAGGGCCGACAAATGTTCCATATCCCATACCTTACCGGGCAATTGTTCCTCAAAAGCACGAGTGCACTAACTTACTAATACCTGTATTATTCTCATCTACTCATTTAGGATATGCGTCTGCCAGAATGGAACCAACTTTTATGATTGTTGGAGAATCTGCCGGAGTAGCCGCAGTTCATGCCTTAGAAGAAAATGTACCGGTTCAAGACATTAACATAGAAAGCTATTTAAACAAATTGAGAGAAATTGGGCAGCGTTTGTATTGGGAATAA
- a CDS encoding FAD-dependent oxidoreductase, which produces MKNQSRRRFINNIVGSSIGLGALPLLSFASKERIYKKTSDELPVINEVDICVLGGSCTGVFAAVRAARLGARVAIIEKQNSFGGVATNSMVNIWHSLYNTEFNKQIIAGLTLEAIERLSKRNAIIKSERSLSAGVTFNSQELKIELDEFVFESGIIPYLHTLFSEPYYDKNGDLTGVVVDNKSGRGIIKARYFVDATGDGDLAYRLGLESYVNELLQPPTMCAHFDGWDGEQFNTLLKQYGKEFDIPDGFVWGAKVPSTNTYMLAGTRVYGVDCSIADDLTKAEIEGRRQIRAIMDMIRKYGKNMNVGLVGLPSYIGIRETRHIKCIYQLSDDDALYGKRFEDAIANGSYRLDIHHQDKPGLTFRYLDGTEVYARPGHPSETKRWREETPVNPTFYQIPLRSLIPHKFDNLILAGRMLDSSILAFSGVRVMVNMNQLGEAAGVCCYLALTQGKSIRNVNYKEVRNELSKGGSIIL; this is translated from the coding sequence ATGAAAAATCAATCCAGAAGACGATTTATTAATAATATAGTTGGAAGTAGCATTGGATTAGGAGCACTTCCACTTTTATCCTTTGCTTCAAAGGAAAGGATATATAAAAAAACAAGTGATGAATTACCTGTAATCAACGAAGTCGATATCTGCGTCCTTGGGGGAAGTTGTACAGGTGTATTTGCTGCAGTTAGAGCTGCCCGACTGGGAGCGAGGGTTGCTATTATAGAAAAGCAGAATTCGTTCGGAGGAGTTGCAACCAATTCTATGGTTAATATCTGGCATTCGTTATACAACACAGAGTTTAATAAACAGATCATTGCAGGTTTGACTCTGGAAGCAATAGAACGTTTGTCTAAACGCAATGCGATTATTAAATCTGAAAGAAGCCTAAGTGCAGGTGTTACTTTCAATTCTCAGGAACTTAAGATAGAATTGGATGAGTTTGTATTTGAATCTGGGATCATTCCTTATTTACATACACTTTTTTCTGAACCATATTATGATAAAAACGGGGATCTTACTGGAGTCGTTGTTGATAATAAATCAGGCAGGGGTATTATTAAAGCCAGATATTTTGTCGATGCTACCGGCGATGGTGATTTGGCATATCGACTTGGGTTAGAATCCTATGTAAACGAATTACTCCAACCTCCAACAATGTGCGCACATTTTGACGGATGGGATGGAGAGCAATTCAATACTCTACTCAAACAGTATGGAAAAGAATTCGATATTCCCGATGGGTTTGTCTGGGGGGCAAAAGTACCTTCAACGAACACTTATATGTTAGCCGGCACAAGAGTATATGGAGTGGATTGTTCAATTGCCGATGACCTGACAAAAGCTGAAATTGAAGGTCGTCGTCAAATCAGGGCAATAATGGATATGATACGAAAGTACGGCAAAAATATGAATGTTGGGTTAGTTGGTCTGCCTTCTTATATAGGTATCAGGGAAACACGCCATATTAAATGTATTTATCAATTATCTGATGATGATGCCTTATATGGAAAAAGATTTGAAGATGCAATTGCAAACGGGAGTTACAGATTGGATATACACCATCAGGATAAACCAGGATTAACTTTCAGATACCTTGATGGAACCGAAGTATATGCACGACCCGGTCATCCAAGTGAAACAAAACGTTGGCGTGAAGAGACACCTGTTAATCCAACATTTTATCAAATACCACTGAGATCGTTGATTCCCCATAAATTCGATAATCTGATTCTTGCCGGAAGAATGCTTGATAGCAGTATTTTAGCATTTTCAGGAGTTCGGGTTATGGTAAATATGAATCAATTGGGAGAAGCGGCTGGTGTTTGCTGTTATCTCGCTTTAACTCAAGGAAAATCAATCAGGAATGTAAATTATAAAGAAGTTAGGAATGAATTATCAAAAGGGGGATCAATAATTTTGTGA